GATCACTAGTTCTGTCCAGGGCCTCTCCTCGTTATATCAACAATATTCCAGAGGTGTCCTCATTCCTTCATCGGCCCTTCTCTATGCTGTCTGTGTGCCTTGCCTGATACTAGAGGATTGTGTTGCACTCTGCTcagtgtgagttgtgtgtgcgAACTTAACTGTGAATGCATTTTGTCACTGAATACAAATTATGATTCTCAAGTTATCAGTCCTTCCCAAGTAATCAGTCCTTATCATTCCTCAGTCTTATCTCAGTCTGTGCCTGTATGACAGGATTCTTTCCGAGCAAACTACCGTGGTTATGAAACATTCCAAACCCAACCAGCCTAAGGCGTTGTTCTCAGTCTAAGTTCTCTCCCACTTCCTGGTTCACGCCAGGCAACTGTAAGCCGTCACCTTCAAGGTCAACACTAAACACAGGAAGCTATCTCTCAGCTGTTACTGCTGAATCCACTGTTTATCATCTGCATATCCAATACAGAGTCAGTGTAAGAAACTAGTTGAACCCACTTAACATTCAAGTAGCGGTAATACCGAAGCCCTTATCATTTCATGTATGGTTCAAACATGTTTTATAGAGAGGTTGTGGACAGTGCTTCTACTCCTTCACATTCAAATCAGTTGTTTTGGTGTATATATTAACATGCAAACCCATGTAGTGCTTTATATGAACAGCAACGCCTCAATGCTTTACCCTTGTAAGAGTTTTTTTGGTCTTGCACAAAGTCTGATAGGCCTTTATCAAAGTATCATAAGCACGTCTCAAAGGCCTGCGGTGATTGTGGGCAGATTTCAGAAGTGCAGTGGGGAATGGCGAACTGATTTCCTCTCCTTAGAGAGTGGCTATAAATATAGAAGCTATGACACCGTTGATATACAACTTAGTATCAACATAACAGAACCATTCAGATGCACCAAAATACTTTTACGTGTGCATACAGTAGTACTCTGCAAGTAGTTATTCTGCAAGAGACGATATCAGGCTCGGGAATTACTTTCTTTATGTATAGCCTGAACAGGAACCACTGAATGTGAAATAtgactactactaataatataatcaaaacaaataaaaacaaacgacAACCGTAAACTCCCTTACCTCCCAGAAAGAAGAAGGGAGAGCTGATCGATGGGCGTCTTTCCTTCCAGAGAGTACGTGTCCCCAGCTTTCAGCTCCAGCACCCTGTTGTCGAAGGCCCCAGACACCTCCTGGAAGACCTGCACAGGCACGCCCAGGGGCAGATACACGGCCTGGTACAGGCTGCAGAGCTCCTCGCTGGCTAGACCCTGCTTCCGCAGCCGGTAGATGAGGTGGCAGATTTGAGCCAGGCAGGCCAGCACGAGCAGCAGGTTCCAGGTGAACACATCCGCACCGCACACGGTCATCCAGCCCCAAAGCTGCATGCACAGGAAGGAGGGCACCATGAAGCCAAAGATGAAGAGGCAGCCGTGGGGCCCGCTGCCTCCCATATAGCCCAGCAGCAGGATGGTGTTGCCTAGCTGAAAGATGGCACCCTCCGTGTTATTGGTCCAGCCGTCGCAGGGCAGGTGCCCGTACACGAGACCCCCAGCCAGGGAGGAGTTGTCTGAACTCATGGTGGCGACGCACCGGGTTGGTGATCCTAACAGGGGAATCCAATTTGGGTGGAAGGAATCACTGGCCGAGAAGTTCAAACTGGGGACAGAACCgtaaaaattaaaaaaggtCTGAcctaaaacatataaaaaatgtattaatattttTTCCCTGGATGTGGAGTTGATACCGGTTGATCGcctcaaaaaaaaaactatttgacCAGAAATGCATGTGGAATGTTCTCTCCTTATGCTCTCCCTTCCCGGACATGCAGCCCCTGCGTCTCCCGTCAAGAGTTCTTTCCACTCCTGCCCCTTACCCGTCTAGGCTTCTCTGGAGGGCTATCCCCCAGAGGCAGGGagaatggtggggggggggattgggacGGACAAGGCGTGGTAACAGAACCCCAGCGGGATAACCATGTTTGGAATTGAAACCAAagaagaggcagagacagaacGCAGGCCTGCTACTTAACATAGCAGCACGTCACGGGGAACAGAGCAGGGATGATAAAACACGGAGTGATGGAACAACAAGCTGGGAGTGTGTGGAAAGGCACAGGAAAACACTAATCTTGTTTCTAAACATTCACTGTTAACTAAAACAGCCAAGCGCCGTTAAGAGACttgcatatataaatatagacacTGACATACCATGTCAGATTTCAAAATAAACCAGAGCCAGCCCCCTAGCCCTGGGAACCCCTAGCTATCCAACTGGAAGACCCCTTTATTGAGGGACATTTCTACAGCCATGACATTTAGATGTGGGAATGTTGCTGGggttacatttaatttaatggtTTAGATATTGCAGTACATTTTATCAGATTAGTCCGAAACAAAAGGTCAATTTTTACTACCTCGATTTAGAGATTAAAACCAAATCTGGCAGCGGTTGGCTTTTAATTTGCTGATGTCTAGACCGCAATGCTACCAACCAGCAAGGGGAGCAGAGAACCCATCCAGTTTCCCGGTGCATGGAAAAGGTCAAGCGGATAGGGAAATCAAGCGACAATTGGGCTAATGTGTAATTTAAAGTCCTGAGTAGTTTAGGTGGCGAGATCAGCCCACCAACTCCACGCTATTGGGCACCAGAGCAGTGAGTGCGGAATGCAGATAAAGTGTTGCCTCTAGCCGAGGGGGTTATTTTAAGACCAAGTGCATACCAGGGAGCACAACTGTGGTAAGCAACCCTCGTCACAGGGAGAAAGTAGTGGCCTTTAGTGACAAGCCAGCGGACATTATGGATTCATTTATGAAAATCTGTCATTCCGAAGAGAACCCTTTGATTAAGAGCGGTTCAGGGGTTTGGGCTGGACGTGATGAGTATGCCAAACCACTACCGAGGGGGACTGGTACAATAGTTGTGCTTGGTACATTTTCTGCTCCTAGTTCATAggacaaaaaaaacgaaaaaaaaaaaaacgaccagtagagttgtatttttttttatagttttatTAAATACCAATCAGTGCAGTCATACTTTATAAAATGTTCGACAAAACATCCCACCTCACCCCCAAAACCCTCAGTGTTCGACAAGTTTCCCTTTCCATGATAAATAACATCCAGATCCTCCAGTCACGCCAGCAATCTGAGAGAGAAGGACACAACATTAGCTTCACACCAAATGTCAAACGAGCAACGTGACGGGTCAACCATATGCCATAGCTCAACAATAAAGTCCTGATGACTTAAAGGGCAATGGAAAACGTTGATTTGAAACGACAACGACAGGTTGGGTTTCTGCCAAAATGTGCGAGCACTTGAAGGATGTATATAGTGAATACCATGGTACAGCCCAGTGGCTGGAAAGCCACAAGATCACCTTGAGCCCATGAACCTGGTCACGAGGTTTAATATAGGGGTCTAGGATTGACAGACCCGTCCTAGCTCAGTACCAGAAGAGGGAGACAGTTGACCTTGGAGCTCCAACCACTTGAGTGCTTCAGAGTTGCACAAATACAAAAGGTAAAAGGTAATCTACCAAATGGGAAAAAGACCCCACTAACATATTGGCTAATAAAGTCACTGCAGGTGACATAGGGTTACAGTTTTAGTGGGGTAGGAAACTTTACTTTTTACTCACCATATACACAAAGTAGTTAAATCTTGAAACCCAGAGACCTCATGCATACTTTATGTTCCTCAATGAGGGACGAGCACTGCTCCTCTCCCCGTTCAATgatactggagagagagagagagagagaaacaaaaagacacacatgaAATATTCACATAGTTCTTATTTCCGACAGAGAGCAAGGTTCATTATGCACGTTGCAGTACCATTGCATTTGCTGCAACATCAGAGCTGGGTTAGAAGTTAGTAGGGCAATCATGAGAATTAATGCAAGCTATTCAGAAATGCAAACTTGCTTTAGTCAAACATAGTTTCCTTATTAGTGTGGTTGGAAAGCACAATACACCACGGTTCATGTTGGCTCAATTTCTCAAATCAGTTCAATAAGTCTTTAATTGCAGTctgaaaatatacatttatgaaAAATTAGATAAAATGTTATTCATTACCACCAAACTATTCCGAAAGGAATTCTTTGTTGCCACTTAGAGCTTTAGGGGATGGAGGCTGGTGACTCTTACCAGGCATCCCTGACTTTTTTGGTCTCTGGGCAGGCACAGCAAGCCTTCAGAGGCTTCTTCTCAGTGACCTCAGCAGCAGGGGTCTCAACACTGGCGGCGGCAATGGACGACATTATCTGGCTGCAAAGAGATAcaatatatagagatagagtTTAGAAGTAATTAAAGAATGAATGTAGCAAAGGAATAGGTGACACATGACCCCAAATAATGAAGGTGTATACTGTTGTACAAAACTACGGAAATGCGTCACGCTTAACATAACGTTATGCAACGTACCAAACATAGCCGGTGATTGTTACTCTAAAGAAAATGACTTTTACAGACATTTGACGGCCCAACTACGACAGTCCACAACAATGCTTCGGACCTG
The window above is part of the Gadus morhua chromosome 20, gadMor3.0, whole genome shotgun sequence genome. Proteins encoded here:
- the cox17 gene encoding cytochrome c oxidase copper chaperone; this encodes MSSIAAASVETPAAEVTEKKPLKACCACPETKKVRDACIIERGEEQCSSLIEEHKVCMRSLGFKI